Genomic DNA from Desulfuromonadales bacterium:
ACATTTCTTCGACGGCTACAAGGCCAATCCGGAATACGCCCTGAAGACCCTGCAGGCGGCCGAGCAGGCGGGGGTCGACTGCATCGCTCTCTGCGACACCAACGGCGGCACCCTGCCGCACGAGCTGCCGGCGATTCTCGCCACGGTCAAAAAGGCGGTCAAGACGCCGCTCGGCATCCACACCCACAACGACGGCGAGTGCGCGGTGGCCAATTCCCTGGTGGCCGTGGCCCACGGCATCGTGCATGTCCAGGGGACGATCAACGGCTTCGGGGAGCGCTGCGGCAACGCCAACCTCTGCTCCATCATTCCGGCCCTCAAGCTCAAGATGGGCAAGGAATGCGTCAGCGACGACCAGCTCAAGCGCTTGCGGGAGATCTCCCGCACCATCTACGAGCTGGCCAATCTGGTCCCCGGCAAGCACCAGCCCTACGTCGGCAACTCGGCTTTCGCCCACAAGGGAGGCGTGCACGTCTCGGCCATTCAGCGTCACCCCGAAACGTACGAGCACATCCGCCCCGAGAAGGTCGGCAACGTCACCCGGGTGCTGGTCTCCGACCTCTCCGGGCGCTCCAACATTCTGGCCAAGGCCGAGCAGTTCAACATCAACCTCGACAGCAAGGACCCGGTGACTCTCGAGATTCTCGAGGAGATCAAGGAGATGGAGAACAAGGGGTACCAGTTCGAGGGGGCCGAGGCGAGCTTCGAACTGCTCATGCGCCGGGCTCTCGGGACGCTGCGCCATCACTTCTCGGTGATCGGTTTCCGGGTCATCGACACCAAGCGGCATGAGGATGAGATGCCCTCTTCCGAGGCGACGGTGCAGGTCAAGGTAGGCGGCAGGATCGAACACACCGCCGCCGAAGGCAACGGTCCGGTCAATGCTCTCGACCACGCTCTGCGCAAGGCGCTGGAAAACTTCTACCCGCAGCTCAAGGAGATGAAGCTGCTCGATTACAAGGTGCGGGTGCTGCCCGCCGGCAAGGGGACGGCCTCGGTGACCCGCGTGTTGATCGAGTCGGGAGACAAGTTCGAGCGATGGGGGACGGTGGGGGTTTCGGACAACATCATCGACGCTTCCTACCAGGCGCTGGTCGATGCCCTGCAGTACAAGTTGATCAAGGACCAGGAACGTTAGCCGGTGCAACCGCCCCGCGGCACCCTTCTGCTGGTGGCGCTGCTGCTGCTCGGCCTCGTCGTCGCCTACGGCCGGGTGTTCTTCCTCGACAGGGAAGAGCCCCCGGCCTTTTCTGTGGATAAACGTCAGGGAATCGCCGTGTTGCTGGGAGCGGGATTTCATATGCCCGGTGTTCATCAATTTTCTGACGATGTCACGGTGCAAGGCGTCATCAAAATGACGGGTCTGGCGATCCGCTCCGGACTTTCGGAAAATCCATGCCTGACTCCCTCCCTTGCCGACGGCGAGGCTTTAAATATTGTCGTAATCGATGGTGAAGTGACTGAAATAAAAAGGTTCTGGATGCCGGCGGCACAGCGGATGGCGCTGGGCACCCCTCTGCATCCCGATCGCATGTCCCTCGCCGATTGGGAAGATCTTTCCGGCATCGGCCCCAGGATGGCCCAGGCTATTGAAGAGGAGCGTCAACGAAATGGCGATTTTGGCTCGCTGGCAGGGCTGGAGCGGGTCAAGGGTATCGGACCGAAGCGTCTGGCCGGCTGGAAGAGATTTTTTCAGGAGCCGGATTGATTTTTTAAGTACTTGAAAAACAGAGGAAAACTATAAGATAATAAATCTGGTCATATTTTTATTCCCTCCTTCAGGATAAAGCTGGCACGACTGGTGAAATAGGTAGTAGATACCAACCGGACGCAGCCAGTCAGACATCTGATCACATAAAAAGGAGGAACAGATCATGAAATGTCCCAAATGCAAAGGAAGAATGTACGCCGAAAAGTATTACGACTTCGTTCGCTCCTTCGATGCATGGAAGTGCTGTGCCTGCGGTGAAGTTCTCGATCCGACGATCCTCGCCAACCGTGCCCGCAACCATAACCTGTTCCTGGGTTGACCGCTCAGGACTCAGGCAGGCCGTATGATTGATCTTTTTGGGCCGGGGAAGTAGCTTCCCCGGCCCTTCTGCGTCGACAAGGCCCCGCTATCCCGCTTCAATTCCTTTTTTAGGCACAGTAACTGTCTGCCTCCGGGTCCTTGAGCCGGATGGCAAAGATCTGCACCCGGTCGGCTTCCCGCCGCTTCGCGAAGCACAGTCGGGCGATGCCCCATGCCAGCCGCAGCCACCTCGCCTCCGAGAGGAAGCGAGTGGTGCGGCGGGTCGGCGCACCTCAGTAATCGACGCCGGGCTGGGGTTCGATGTTCTTCCGGAAAGCGTGTTTGATCTCGCGCACCTCGCTCACCGTGTCGGCCATTTCGACCACCTCGGGGTGGGCGTCGCGGCCGGTGAGTACCAGGTGCTGCAGGGACGGTTTTCGTCGTAGCAGGTCGAGGACCTGCTCGAGATCGACAAGCTTGAGGTGCAGGGCGTTGTTGATTTCGTCGAGAATGAGCAGGTCAAAGCGTCCCGATTCCATCTTCTCCCGTGCCATGGCTATCGCCTCCTGGGCGTTGGCCCGGTGTTCGGCGAAGGGGTAGGGGTTGCCCTGGATGCCGCAAAATCCCTTGCCGGTGGCGGTGAGCTCAATCTCGCAGGCGAGCTTTTTCACCCCGTCCCACTCGCCGGCGTAGAGGTCCCCCTTCATGAACTGGATGATACAGACCCGCAGGCCGTGCCCGCAGGCCCGCAGGGCCATTCCCAGGGCGGCGGTGGTCTTCCCCTTGCCGTGGCCGGTGATGACGACCACCAGCCCCGTTTTCACTTTCGGCTCCAGCCGTTCTATCTTCAGCGGTTTTGATCCCTTGTCTGCCACCTGTTGCCTCCGTGCAAATGGCGTCTTATCTGTGGTCCCTCAGGGGCCCGGCAGGACGAACTCCGGCCCCTCTTCCTGCTCGCTCCAGAAGCGTGCCGCTCCCGGATGCAGGGGAAGCACTCCAATCCGCCCCCCCTCGGTCATGGAGAGGTCGCCGGCAATCGGATGCACCTTCTTCAGATTGCGCATCCCACCCTCGGAAAAGAGGACCGTCAGCGCCCGGTAGACGAATTCCTCATCGACACCGGCCGATGCGACCCACAACGCCTGGTCCTGGAAGGTCTCCACCGGATAGTCAAGCCCTCGGTAGGTTCCGGCCGGAATGATGGCGGGGGTATAGGCGGGATGCTTCTGGAAGAAACCCGCCTCCCGCGCCGCTTCACCCAGGTCGAGAAGACGGATAGGCGTCTCCCGGTTGATTTTTGTCAGTGAGAGGCTGGGAAAGCCGACCATCTGCCATAGAGCGTCGAGCCGACCGTCCTTGAAGTCCGTCGCCGCCAGATCGTAGCTGGAAAAATCAGGGATGATCGACTCCCACATCCCCAGGCTGCGGAAGAATTTTTCGGCCGAAAGTGCTGTCGCCGAGCCGGAATAGCCGACACCGACGCGCTTCCCCTTCAACTGGAAGGGGGAGGTGCAAGGGCTGTCCCTGGGGACGGCCAGGTGGGCACTGCCACCGTAAAGCCTGGCCACCCCCAGCACGCTGAAGAGCGGCCGGGGATAGTTCGGCAACTCTCCCCTGGCCCCGGCCAGGGCATCGTTTGCATAAACGATGGCCATTCCCGAGCTGCCTGATTCGACGCGCAACAGGTTGTAGACCGACCCCCCCGAACGCTGCACCGTGATGCGGGTGCCGGGGATGGCGTCTTCGAACAGCTTAGCCATCCCCCCGGCGAAGATATAGAATGTCCCGCCCTCCGGTCCCCCTTCAAAGATTACTCGTTCACGCGGTTCCCGACAGCCGCCAAGGATCAGGCCGAGCGCAAGGAACAGCGAGAATCCCAACCGAGTTCCCCGTCTGCAAGACGCTCTGACCACGAAAGCCTCCTTCCGATCCTCGTTCCGACCGTTCCGGTCGATGAACTCTCTCTTCATACCATTCTAAACCATTTTTCGCCGACGCCCCACCCTGCTTCGCAAAAAGTCCGTGTGCCCTGGCCCAGGGCGGCAAGGCAGACGGTCCTGAGCAACTCGGCGAAGGAAGAGCCGCCGCCAGAATGCCTCATCCGCGCCCAGCATTGCAAACCCTCACCGGGAGGTATAATGGACAGGAAGGCCATGGTTTCGAGGCAAGAAAAACACTTCGCCGGATGAAAGGAGAGACCGTTTGATGGCCATATACGCATGCGAGAGAAGACTGTTCTGCGCCCGGCTCGCCGTCAGCTGCTACCCCCGGGGCCTGAAACGAATCGGGTGAGACCATGGACAGCCGGCCTGTACGCATCCTCACCGCCGTCGCTCCCTACGACGGCCACGACGCCTCGGTGCTTGCCCTGAACCGCGCCCTCCTCACCGGCCCGTGGTCGGTGGAGGTGATCTACCTCGGCTTCAACATGCGCGGGGAGCAGATCAGCGAGGCAGCGCTGCAGGAAGGAGCCGACGCGGTGGCCGTCAGTTCCTACAACGGCGGCCACATGCAGTTCTTCCCCCATCTTCTGCGCCTGCTCGGCGAGGGGAGCGCCCCCTCGCCCCTCCTCTTCGGCGGTGGGGGCGGGACGATTCTGCCCGAGGAGATCGCCGCCCTGGAGGCGGCGGGCGTGGCGCGCATCTACGGTCCCGGCCAGCCCCTCGACGCCGTGGCCGCCGATCTCCTTGGCCGCTTGTGCGAAAAGGGGGCCCCCGCCGAACCGGAGCCGCCCGGTGCGGAAACCCTCGCCCGCGCCGCCGCCCGTGAGCCGGCTGCCCTCTCCAGACTGCTCGCCTTCGCCGAGACGCGCTGGCGAAACGGACCCGCCACCAGTGACGCGCCGGAGGGCTACCGGCTGTTCCTGGCGCAGGGGGCCGGGAGCCGAACGCCGGTGGTGGTCGTCACCGGAGAAGGGGGGGCCGGGAAGAGCACCCTCATCGACGAACTCGTCCTGCGCCTGCGTCAAGCCTTCCCCGAAAAGTTCCTCGCCGTCCTGGCCAACGACCCGACCCTCGATAGCGGCGACAGCCGAAGCGCCCTGCTCGCCGACCGGGTGCGCATGAACGCCGTCTACGACCGGCGGGTGCTGATGCGCAGCGTCGCCACCGGCTCCCCCTACCTCCCCTTGAGCCCCGCCCTGGCCGAAATGACCGCCTTGCTGCGCGCTTCCGGCTTCGATCTGGTGCTGGTCGAAACCCCCGGCACCGGCCAGACCGGCCTCGACCTGGCACCCCTGGGGGCCGATCTCGTCCTCTACCTCAAGACCCGGGAATACGGCAGCGGCTTGCAACTGGAGAAGGACCAGATGCTGCGTGAGGCCGACCTGGTGGTGCTGAACAAGGTCGATCTTCCCGGCTCCGAGTCGGCCTTCGCGGAACTCGGCACCCTCCTGGCCCGGCTGGGGCGGGAAGAGGCCCTGCACGGGGTGATGACCAAAACCGCTCGCGATCCCGGGGTAGACAGGCTCTTTGCGGAGTTCTGCGGCCGGCTCGGCTGGCCGCCTCCGGCGCCCACCGCCGGGGAGGAGATCTTCCGGCACGCCCGACAGGCCGCCCTCGTTCCCCACGGCCGCCGCGCCTATCTCGCCGAGATCGTCCGCACGATCCGGAACTATGACCGCTGGACCGCCGGGCAGCTCGACCTGGTGCGGCAGGACCCTGGCCGTCTCGAGCCCCTCGATCCGCGCTGCCGGCAGCTTCTGGAGAACTGGCCGCAGAGGTGGGAGGAGCTCTCCGCGCGGGCGGCGGAGAAGCTCGGCACCGAGCCGTGGACCCGCACGCCCAACGGCCTGCGTCTTCCCCGGGTGGCCCTGCCCGACCCCGCCGACCGGGCCGAATCGCTGCGCTTTCTCCTTGAGGAGGGGTTGCCGGGGGATTTCCCCTTCGCCACCGGCATCTACCCGCTGCGCACTCTCTCCGCCGGGGAGACGACCCGCCAGTTCGCCGGGCTGCGCGGCCCTGAGGAGACCAACCAGCGCCTGCACCTGCTCAACCGGGGGGTCGCCCGGCCGCGTCTCTCCATCGCTTTCGACGGTCCCACCCTGTACGGGGCGGACAGCGACGACGACCCGGGGAGCATCGGCAAGATCGGTGAGGGCGGAGTCTCCATCGACTCCTACGAAGACATGAAGCTGGTCCTCAGGGGCTTCGATATCGCCGAGATCAGCACGTCGATGACCATCAACGGGCCGGCCCCGATCCTCCTCGCCATGTACTTCGTGGCCGCCCAGGAACTCGAGGAGGAGCGCGCCGCGCGGCAGCTCGGCCGCCCCCTGGACGAGGCGGAGCGCGCCGCCCTGCGGCGGCGGACCCTCGGCCTGCTGCGCGGGACGCTCCAGGCCGACGTCCTCAAGGAGGTACAGGCCCAGAACGAGTGCATCTTCCAGCCGGACTTCGCCATCCGCCTGCTCGGGGATGTCCAGGAATACTTCGTCACCAACGACGTCCGCCGCTTCTACTCCCTTTCGATCTCCGGCTACCACATCGGCGAGGCCGGCGCCAGTCCCATCCAGGAGCTCGCCTTCACTCTGGCCAACGGCTTCACCTACGTCGAGCATTTCCTCGCCCGCGGCCTGGCCATCGACGCCTTCGCCCCCCAGCTCTCCTTCTTCTTCAAGGTCTCCCATGAGGCCGAATGGCTCGCCTACGGCGCGGTCTGCCGCAAGCTCTGGGCGGTGGCGATGCGCGACGTCTACGGGGGGAGCGAGCGCTCCCAGCGGTTCAAGTTTCACACCCAGACCTCGGGGCGGGCCCTGCAGGCCGAGGAGTGGGACAGCCTCAACCCCCTGCGCCAAACCTACCACGCCCTGCTGGGGCTGCTGGCGAACGCCAACTCGCTCCACGTCGACGCGGCCGACGAGCCGATGACCACCCCCGGGGAGAAATACGTGCGGCAGGCGGCGCTGATTCCCGGCTACCTGCGCGAGGAGGCCGAGGCCTTCGTCATCCAGAACCTCCTCTCCGGCTCCTACGCCTTCCGCACCCTGATGCGGGAGGTCCAGGAAGGGGTCCTCGCCGAGTTCGAGCGCCTCGACCAGCTCGGCGGGGTGGGGCCGGCCACCGAACAGGGGTACCAGCGGCGCTGCATCGCCGAGAACTCCGCCCGCTACGAACGGGAGCGCCGCCCGCCGACGCCGGAGCACCCCGGCCCCCCGCTGCGGCCGATCATCGGCTACAACGTCCACACCCTTCCCGCAGGCCATCCCGACCGCTACCCCAGAGTCTCCGAGGTCATCCGGCCGGGGCCCGAGGACTGGGAGCGGCAACTCGCCCGGGTGCGCGATTTCCGCCGGCGCCACACCGAAGACGCCCCGCTCTATCTGCAGCGCCTCAAGGCGGTGGCCCTGGGCGACGGCAACGTCTTTGCCGAGCTGCTCGAGACCGTCCGGCATGCCACCCTGGGGGAGATCACCCGGACCCTCTTCGAGGTGGGGGGGCGCTACCGGAAGATGGTTTGACGCCGACTCTGGGATTTGCCTGTAAAGCACGGGACCGGACCCCTTGCTCCCCCAATGGCGCCAAGGTCGCAATGAAATTTGAATACTTCTCGTGATGTTTTTGCGTTCTTTGCGAGCATTGCGCGAAACCGCCTTTTCCAGAATTAAAATCGTTGGAGGCGCGCCGCCGGCATGCTATAAGCGCCGGAGCAGGGTGCAGCTTGACGTAGGGAGGACATCTTGATTTCTGCCGCCGGTTCCGGGCTCAGCAAATCCCTCATCCTCAAGGGGATCCAGTGCGTCAAAGCCCTCTATCTGGCCAAAAACCCGCCCGATTTCGTCTTCCCCCCGCAACCCTCCCGCAAGGCCCGCTACCGGACCGGCACCGAGGTCGGTCTGCTTGCCCAGCGGCTTTTCCCGGGCGGCGTCGAGGTACCCTACGCGGAGCTTTCGGTCAGCGAGCAGGTGGCCAGGACCCGCGAGCTGATCGAGGCCGGGACAGCAGTCATCTACGAAGCCTCCTTCGCCTGGGATGGGATTTTCGTAAAAGTTGACATCCTGGTGCGTGCCGGCAGCGGTTGGGAGATCCACGAGGTGAAGATGGCGACTGCCGTCAAGGAGATCAACCTCGACGATGTGGCCATTCAGTATCACGTGCTCTCCCGCTCCGGGCTTTCGGTCTCCCGGGCCTTTCTCGTCCACATCGACAACAGCTACGTG
This window encodes:
- the cimA gene encoding citramalate synthase; this encodes MSLIKLYDTTLRDGTQAEDVSFLVADKIRIAHKLDELGIHYIEGGWPGSNPKDIAFFKDIQKAKLNQAKIAAFGSTRRAQTTPEKDHNIRTLIQAQPDVVTIFGKTWDFHVFEALRISLDENLELIFDSLEYLKKHVAEVVYDAEHFFDGYKANPEYALKTLQAAEQAGVDCIALCDTNGGTLPHELPAILATVKKAVKTPLGIHTHNDGECAVANSLVAVAHGIVHVQGTINGFGERCGNANLCSIIPALKLKMGKECVSDDQLKRLREISRTIYELANLVPGKHQPYVGNSAFAHKGGVHVSAIQRHPETYEHIRPEKVGNVTRVLVSDLSGRSNILAKAEQFNINLDSKDPVTLEILEEIKEMENKGYQFEGAEASFELLMRRALGTLRHHFSVIGFRVIDTKRHEDEMPSSEATVQVKVGGRIEHTAAEGNGPVNALDHALRKALENFYPQLKEMKLLDYKVRVLPAGKGTASVTRVLIESGDKFERWGTVGVSDNIIDASYQALVDALQYKLIKDQER
- a CDS encoding helix-hairpin-helix domain-containing protein; the encoded protein is MQPPRGTLLLVALLLLGLVVAYGRVFFLDREEPPAFSVDKRQGIAVLLGAGFHMPGVHQFSDDVTVQGVIKMTGLAIRSGLSENPCLTPSLADGEALNIVVIDGEVTEIKRFWMPAAQRMALGTPLHPDRMSLADWEDLSGIGPRMAQAIEEERQRNGDFGSLAGLERVKGIGPKRLAGWKRFFQEPD
- the cobO gene encoding cob(I)yrinic acid a,c-diamide adenosyltransferase, producing MADKGSKPLKIERLEPKVKTGLVVVITGHGKGKTTAALGMALRACGHGLRVCIIQFMKGDLYAGEWDGVKKLACEIELTATGKGFCGIQGNPYPFAEHRANAQEAIAMAREKMESGRFDLLILDEINNALHLKLVDLEQVLDLLRRKPSLQHLVLTGRDAHPEVVEMADTVSEVREIKHAFRKNIEPQPGVDY
- a CDS encoding TAXI family TRAP transporter solute-binding subunit, whose product is MKREFIDRNGRNEDRKEAFVVRASCRRGTRLGFSLFLALGLILGGCREPRERVIFEGGPEGGTFYIFAGGMAKLFEDAIPGTRITVQRSGGSVYNLLRVESGSSGMAIVYANDALAGARGELPNYPRPLFSVLGVARLYGGSAHLAVPRDSPCTSPFQLKGKRVGVGYSGSATALSAEKFFRSLGMWESIIPDFSSYDLAATDFKDGRLDALWQMVGFPSLSLTKINRETPIRLLDLGEAAREAGFFQKHPAYTPAIIPAGTYRGLDYPVETFQDQALWVASAGVDEEFVYRALTVLFSEGGMRNLKKVHPIAGDLSMTEGGRIGVLPLHPGAARFWSEQEEGPEFVLPGP
- a CDS encoding methylmalonyl-CoA mutase family protein; its protein translation is MDSRPVRILTAVAPYDGHDASVLALNRALLTGPWSVEVIYLGFNMRGEQISEAALQEGADAVAVSSYNGGHMQFFPHLLRLLGEGSAPSPLLFGGGGGTILPEEIAALEAAGVARIYGPGQPLDAVAADLLGRLCEKGAPAEPEPPGAETLARAAAREPAALSRLLAFAETRWRNGPATSDAPEGYRLFLAQGAGSRTPVVVVTGEGGAGKSTLIDELVLRLRQAFPEKFLAVLANDPTLDSGDSRSALLADRVRMNAVYDRRVLMRSVATGSPYLPLSPALAEMTALLRASGFDLVLVETPGTGQTGLDLAPLGADLVLYLKTREYGSGLQLEKDQMLREADLVVLNKVDLPGSESAFAELGTLLARLGREEALHGVMTKTARDPGVDRLFAEFCGRLGWPPPAPTAGEEIFRHARQAALVPHGRRAYLAEIVRTIRNYDRWTAGQLDLVRQDPGRLEPLDPRCRQLLENWPQRWEELSARAAEKLGTEPWTRTPNGLRLPRVALPDPADRAESLRFLLEEGLPGDFPFATGIYPLRTLSAGETTRQFAGLRGPEETNQRLHLLNRGVARPRLSIAFDGPTLYGADSDDDPGSIGKIGEGGVSIDSYEDMKLVLRGFDIAEISTSMTINGPAPILLAMYFVAAQELEEERAARQLGRPLDEAERAALRRRTLGLLRGTLQADVLKEVQAQNECIFQPDFAIRLLGDVQEYFVTNDVRRFYSLSISGYHIGEAGASPIQELAFTLANGFTYVEHFLARGLAIDAFAPQLSFFFKVSHEAEWLAYGAVCRKLWAVAMRDVYGGSERSQRFKFHTQTSGRALQAEEWDSLNPLRQTYHALLGLLANANSLHVDAADEPMTTPGEKYVRQAALIPGYLREEAEAFVIQNLLSGSYAFRTLMREVQEGVLAEFERLDQLGGVGPATEQGYQRRCIAENSARYERERRPPTPEHPGPPLRPIIGYNVHTLPAGHPDRYPRVSEVIRPGPEDWERQLARVRDFRRRHTEDAPLYLQRLKAVALGDGNVFAELLETVRHATLGEITRTLFEVGGRYRKMV